In Anaerococcus prevotii DSM 20548, the genomic window CCTATATCGTGGAAATCTATTCTTATAGATTTTATATAAATTTTCCAAAGAATTTTTATCATCGGAGTCAATATTATTGCTAACTACATATATTTGCCTGCCTTCTCTTATAGTTTGATTTATCTTCTCATATAAGATTTCAATCTTATCAGATCCCAAAAGCCTTGTCATTATAGGCTTTCTTCCCTTGGGAAGTTCGTTTATTATAGATAAGTCGATAATTTCTGAGATTTTAAGAGACAGGGTCCTAGGGATAGGGGTTGCTGTCATTGTAAGATAATTTACAGCATCGCCCTTTAGGGCCAGCATTTGCCTTTGACTTACACCAAATCTGTGTTGCTCATCATTTACGACAAACTTCAAATTATTAAAGTCAACATCTTCAACTATGATTGCATGAGTTCCAATAAGGATGTCAATTTTACCATTTTTAAGGTCCTCTTTAAGTTTATCCTTATCCTTGCTACTTCCTGTAAGTAAGGCTGCTCTTACATTAAACTTATCAAACAGCTCGATATTTTTTTCGAATTGCTGAATAGCCAAAAGTTCAGTAGGTACCATCATAGCTGATTGATAGCCATTTAGGGCAAAAATTATCATAATTACTATAGCAACTATTGTCTTACCACTTCCTACATCTCCAACCAAGAGTCTATTGGCTGTGTAAGGACTCTTACAATCATCCAAAATTTCTTCCAAAACCCTTCTTTGACTTCTGGTGAGTGTGAAAGAAAGCTCAGATAAAATCTCATCTAGCTTGTAAGCAAGATCAATATCTTGTCTAAACTTAGTCTTACTTTTGAGAAAGTCCAAGAAGCATAAGTCTTTTAATAAGTCCACTATTTTGATCTGACTCTTTGCCTTGGTTAAGCCTTCGACTGACGTGGGAAAATGAATCTCTTTAAGATTGTCGTATCTTTTGTTTAGCGAGAATCCTTCTAATATAGTATCGGACAAAATTTCTTCTCTCCTATCAAAGTAAGCCAAAGCCCTACTCATAAATTGTCTGATTTGTT contains:
- a CDS encoding ATP-dependent DNA helicase RecG; the encoded protein is MDLTSLKGIGDKKSKDFKRLGISSVSDLYNYYPREYEDRSKLKSIVDIDDNNKHYFVRKISSRLYQKNFGKMTISYIYAFEEKSQFRNIRLIWFNDRFTPRRLVRGRTYKFYTSVSKKNAFYEAGNPLFCEMDDDEIGSIASIYPLTKGISNKQIRQFMSRALAYFDRREEILSDTILEGFSLNKRYDNLKEIHFPTSVEGLTKAKSQIKIVDLLKDLCFLDFLKSKTKFRQDIDLAYKLDEILSELSFTLTRSQRRVLEEILDDCKSPYTANRLLVGDVGSGKTIVAIVIMIIFALNGYQSAMMVPTELLAIQQFEKNIELFDKFNVRAALLTGSSKDKDKLKEDLKNGKIDILIGTHAIIVEDVDFNNLKFVVNDEQHRFGVSQRQMLALKGDAVNYLTMTATPIPRTLSLKISEIIDLSIINELPKGRKPIMTRLLGSDKIEILYEKINQTIREGRQIYVVSNNIDSDDKNSLENLYKIYKNRFPRYRIAILHGKMKAKDKEDILGDFNKGKIDILLATTVIEVGIDVANANTMIIYNANNFGLSTLHQLRGRVGRGEYESYCYLISDNPSPSNKLNVLVESNDGFEIAKKDYEQRGGGKILSYLQHGKNLSTVDFLNMSKDEIEKCFKIYEKLKDGNYEGIDLTYVEEYFRENKRIILN